A region of Nostoc sp. 'Peltigera membranacea cyanobiont' N6 DNA encodes the following proteins:
- a CDS encoding glycosyltransferase has protein sequence MKINSSNSLLTVPTGPLKISELPPNHLGTSGESIYLSLVIPTYKERDNIKNVVSILSQLLDESIPGNYELIVVDDDSPDRTWEIAQSLTQEYPQLRVMRRQQERGLSSAVIRGWQAATGNVLGVIDGDLQHPPEVLMQLLRSVEQGADLAVASRHVEGGGVSSWSVVRRFLSRGAQLLGLVILPGVLGRVSDPMSGYFMVRRSAIANARLNPVGYKILLEVIGRGKVDQVAEVGYVFCERKEGESKVTWKQYIDYIHHLVRLRLSTGRVGRFSRKVNFPIGRFLRFGLVGFSGVFVDLTVFYLLRTVIHLGLTRSTILSAGVAIINNFLWNDLWTFSDISQRQRDPHQRFKRFLKFSAICLAGVVLQALIINFLYNVLGINQYLAKLVAIAVATIWNFWINLKLSWRVTDVK, from the coding sequence ATGAAAATTAACTCATCCAACTCGCTGTTAACAGTACCAACTGGGCCACTAAAGATTTCAGAGTTGCCCCCTAACCATCTGGGTACGAGTGGTGAATCTATTTATCTTTCTCTAGTAATTCCTACTTATAAAGAGCGTGACAACATCAAGAATGTGGTCAGCATATTGAGTCAGTTACTGGATGAATCTATTCCAGGAAACTATGAACTAATTGTGGTAGACGATGATAGCCCAGACCGAACTTGGGAAATAGCACAATCCTTAACGCAAGAATACCCTCAGTTGCGAGTAATGCGACGACAGCAGGAACGGGGGCTTTCTTCAGCAGTGATTCGGGGATGGCAAGCAGCTACCGGGAATGTGTTGGGGGTGATTGATGGAGATTTGCAGCATCCACCAGAGGTGCTGATGCAACTGTTGCGTAGTGTTGAGCAGGGTGCAGATTTAGCAGTAGCCAGCCGTCACGTTGAAGGAGGCGGTGTTAGTAGCTGGAGTGTTGTTAGGCGTTTCTTGTCTCGTGGCGCTCAGTTGTTAGGCTTGGTGATATTACCGGGAGTACTGGGCAGAGTTTCTGACCCGATGAGCGGTTATTTTATGGTGCGCCGGAGTGCGATCGCCAATGCAAGACTCAATCCAGTCGGATACAAAATTCTCTTAGAAGTAATCGGGCGGGGAAAAGTAGACCAAGTAGCCGAAGTTGGGTATGTGTTCTGCGAACGCAAAGAGGGTGAGAGTAAGGTTACATGGAAGCAATATATAGATTACATCCATCACCTAGTGCGGTTGCGGCTTTCTACAGGACGGGTGGGAAGATTTAGTAGAAAAGTCAATTTCCCCATTGGTCGATTCCTCCGCTTTGGGTTGGTTGGCTTTAGTGGTGTGTTTGTAGATTTAACGGTGTTTTACTTGCTGCGGACTGTGATTCATTTAGGTTTAACTCGCAGTACGATTCTTTCGGCCGGAGTGGCAATCATAAATAATTTCCTATGGAATGATTTATGGACTTTTAGTGATATTTCTCAGAGACAACGCGATCCGCATCAACGTTTCAAGCGATTCTTGAAGTTCAGTGCGATCTGTTTAGCAGGTGTTGTATTACAAGCTCTAATAATTAACTTTCTCTATAATGTCTTAGGAATAAATCAGTATTTAGCTAAGTTGGTAGCGATCGCAGTTGCGACAATCTGGAATTTCTGGATTAATTTGAAACTTAGCTGGCGTGTTACCGACGTGAAATAA
- a CDS encoding glycosyltransferase family 39 protein — protein sequence MWLIIGISLRLANLTAKPPWTDEFATLVFSLGNTFSPVPLDRAIASDILLQPLQPNPAASIGDVIHNLATQDSHPPLYFVLAHLWMKLFPSDGGLVSLFAARSLPAIIGAALIPCVYILGKVAFRSSLVGHLTAAMMAVSPYGVFLSQEARHYTLAALWVTASLTCLVIATRHIQNRTPLPIWIALFWVGINALGIATHYFFTLTLCTEAIVLIFLAWLQLQTSKKFSLLFSPPWRRIYAVATGTCVAGLIWIPTLLENENRGALTEWIRGSRGGLDWLNPIFQALGTLIAMISLLPVESSQVVVVIPSGVVMLTFFIWAVPILLRGLDIQLQHPENRIMIQVFAGIVISAIALFFIFAYFFGIDLTRGARYNFVYFPAIVILLGASLAVCWHPPKELMEKNGIKSIGKWGINGKKAVMLIWLMGFFSAVTVICNLGYQKYYRPDLFVQLIQQTSPVPVLIATTHKTYVHTGEMMGVAREFKLANSPQQPLFLLAHQDRDPNTSTIALENTLKKLPRPFDLWLVNFHAPVKETVKTCAISDTQSLPSINGYEYKLYHCQ from the coding sequence ATGTGGTTAATCATCGGCATCAGCTTGCGCCTAGCCAACTTGACTGCAAAGCCTCCTTGGACTGATGAGTTTGCCACCTTGGTGTTTAGCTTAGGGAATACTTTTTCACCAGTACCCCTAGATCGAGCGATCGCATCTGACATCCTATTACAACCACTGCAACCAAACCCAGCAGCTAGTATTGGTGATGTTATTCATAACTTAGCTACACAAGATAGTCATCCACCACTGTATTTTGTGCTGGCTCATCTGTGGATGAAATTATTTCCCAGCGATGGCGGATTAGTATCGCTGTTTGCGGCGCGATCGCTACCAGCTATAATTGGTGCTGCCTTAATTCCGTGTGTTTACATTTTAGGTAAGGTAGCATTTCGTTCATCACTAGTGGGACACTTAACTGCTGCGATGATGGCAGTATCACCCTACGGTGTATTTTTATCACAAGAAGCCCGTCATTACACTTTGGCAGCTTTATGGGTAACTGCTTCCCTTACCTGCTTAGTAATTGCTACACGCCATATTCAAAACCGTACACCTTTACCCATCTGGATAGCACTTTTTTGGGTAGGAATTAATGCTTTAGGTATTGCGACTCATTACTTTTTCACCCTTACCCTCTGCACAGAAGCGATAGTTTTGATTTTTCTGGCTTGGCTGCAATTGCAGACTAGCAAAAAATTTTCTCTCCTCTTCTCTCCTCCCTGGCGGCGCATTTATGCCGTTGCTACAGGTACTTGTGTGGCGGGTTTAATTTGGATACCAACCTTGTTAGAGAATGAAAATCGTGGTGCTTTGACTGAGTGGATTCGAGGTTCGCGCGGCGGGCTAGATTGGTTAAACCCCATTTTTCAAGCTTTAGGAACATTGATTGCCATGATTTCGCTGTTACCAGTTGAATCTTCACAAGTAGTAGTTGTGATTCCTTCTGGAGTAGTGATGCTAACTTTCTTTATTTGGGCAGTACCAATTTTGCTGCGGGGACTCGATATTCAACTACAGCACCCAGAAAACCGGATTATGATTCAGGTGTTTGCTGGAATCGTTATCAGTGCGATCGCTTTATTCTTTATCTTTGCCTACTTTTTCGGGATTGACCTAACTAGAGGTGCTAGATATAACTTTGTTTACTTTCCCGCGATCGTTATTTTACTAGGTGCAAGTCTTGCAGTTTGCTGGCATCCTCCCAAGGAATTGATGGAAAAAAATGGGATTAAAAGTATAGGTAAATGGGGAATAAACGGTAAAAAAGCCGTGATGTTAATCTGGCTAATGGGATTTTTCAGTGCAGTTACAGTAATTTGCAATCTCGGCTATCAAAAATATTATCGCCCTGACCTGTTTGTGCAGCTAATTCAACAAACATCCCCAGTACCAGTACTGATTGCCACCACTCATAAAACTTATGTACACACTGGAGAAATGATGGGGGTAGCTAGGGAGTTTAAACTTGCCAATTCACCTCAACAACCTCTGTTTCTCCTTGCCCATCAAGATCGAGATCCCAATACTTCCACCATTGCGCTAGAAAATACTTTAAAGAAGTTACCACGACCTTTTGACTTGTGGCTGGTAAACTTTCACGCCCCTGTAAAAGAAACTGTTAAAACATGCGCGATATCTGATACTCAATCTTTACCAAGCATAAACGGCTACGAATATAAGCTTTATCATTGCCAATAA
- a CDS encoding mannose-1-phosphate guanyltransferase, producing the protein MRAVLMAGGSGTRLRPLTCDLPKPMVPILNRPIAEHIINLLKRHQITEVIATLHYLPDVLRDYFQDGSDFGVQMTYAVEEDQPLGTAGCVKNIAELLDETFLVISGDSITDFDLTAAIAFHKQNKSKATLILTRVPNPIEFGVVITDEEARIRRFLEKPSSSEIFSDTVNTGTYILEPEVLEYLPVNIECDFSKDLFPLLLAKDEPMYGYIAQGYWCDVGHLDAYREAQYDALDRKVNLDFAYKEVSHELWVGQNTYIDQTAVIETPAVIGDNCRIGARVQIEAGTVIGDNVTIGADANLKRPIVWNGAFIGDEAHLSACVISRGARVDRRAHVLEAAVVGSLSTVGEEAQISPGVRVWPSKKIESGAVLNINLIWGNTAQRNLFGQRGVQGLANIDITPEFAVKLGSAYGSTLKPGSKVTVSRDQRNVSRMVTRSLIAGLMSVGIDIQNLDATAIPIARTVIPTMSVVGGIHVRVHPDRPDYILIEFMDVKGINISKALEKKIEGAYFKEDMRRALIHEIGDVSYPSQVMERYCTAFEKLLHVHTLRNSRAKVVIDYVYAVSGAVLPQMLDKFGADAVVLNASVNKTAMSVADREGLLTQLGHVVEALKANFGVQVSANGEQLILVDESGYPIRGETLTALMVDMILTANPRGTVVVPVHASSAIEQVARRHDGRVIRTKANPTALMEACQKNPNVVLGGSGETGFIFPQLHPGFDSMFCIAKIIEMLTIQERSLAAARSELPRVIHKTYTVRCPWTAKGALMRYLVETHPAQNLELIDGVKICQPYDDSWLLVLPDASEPLVHLYANSNDREWVDETVRNYRTRVQSFVERQQEYQPTEV; encoded by the coding sequence ATGCGTGCAGTACTGATGGCAGGGGGTTCGGGAACGCGGCTTCGCCCGTTAACTTGCGATCTGCCCAAACCGATGGTGCCGATTCTAAATCGACCAATTGCCGAACATATTATCAATCTTCTCAAAAGACATCAAATTACAGAAGTTATCGCGACACTACATTATTTACCTGATGTCTTGCGAGACTATTTTCAAGATGGCAGCGATTTTGGGGTTCAGATGACTTATGCCGTCGAAGAAGATCAGCCTTTGGGTACAGCAGGCTGTGTGAAAAACATTGCCGAACTTCTGGATGAAACTTTTTTAGTCATTAGCGGCGACAGCATAACAGATTTTGACCTTACGGCTGCGATCGCATTTCACAAACAAAATAAGTCAAAAGCTACTTTGATTTTGACGAGAGTTCCCAACCCAATTGAGTTTGGGGTGGTGATTACCGACGAGGAAGCACGAATTAGGCGATTTTTAGAAAAGCCCTCTAGTAGTGAAATTTTTTCCGATACCGTCAACACTGGCACTTACATTCTTGAACCAGAAGTTTTAGAATATCTACCAGTAAACATTGAATGCGACTTTTCCAAAGACCTATTCCCCTTACTGCTAGCAAAAGATGAGCCAATGTACGGTTACATTGCTCAAGGTTACTGGTGCGATGTTGGTCACTTAGATGCTTACCGCGAAGCTCAATATGACGCATTAGATCGGAAGGTAAATCTTGATTTTGCCTACAAAGAAGTTTCTCATGAGTTATGGGTAGGTCAAAATACTTACATCGACCAAACGGCTGTGATTGAAACTCCAGCAGTGATTGGTGACAATTGCCGCATTGGGGCAAGAGTGCAGATTGAGGCGGGAACCGTAATTGGCGATAATGTCACTATTGGCGCTGATGCCAATCTCAAACGTCCCATTGTCTGGAATGGGGCATTTATTGGCGATGAAGCACATCTTTCTGCCTGTGTAATTTCCCGTGGCGCTCGTGTAGACCGCCGCGCCCATGTATTAGAAGCTGCTGTTGTCGGTTCCCTTTCCACTGTGGGAGAAGAAGCTCAAATTAGCCCTGGCGTGCGCGTTTGGCCCAGCAAAAAAATTGAGTCAGGAGCAGTTTTAAACATTAACTTGATTTGGGGAAACACCGCCCAACGAAATTTATTTGGGCAACGTGGTGTGCAAGGATTAGCTAATATCGACATCACCCCAGAATTCGCTGTGAAATTGGGATCTGCTTACGGTTCTACCTTAAAACCTGGTTCTAAAGTAACAGTTTCCCGTGACCAGCGTAATGTCTCTCGGATGGTGACGCGATCGCTCATTGCTGGTTTAATGTCAGTAGGTATTGATATTCAAAACCTCGATGCTACAGCTATCCCCATTGCCCGCACAGTTATACCCACAATGTCGGTAGTTGGTGGTATCCATGTGCGCGTCCACCCCGATCGCCCTGACTACATTCTGATTGAATTTATGGATGTTAAGGGTATTAATATCTCCAAAGCCCTGGAAAAGAAAATTGAAGGGGCTTACTTTAAAGAAGATATGCGGCGGGCGCTAATTCATGAAATTGGCGATGTGTCTTACCCCAGCCAAGTGATGGAGCGCTACTGCACTGCTTTTGAGAAACTTTTGCATGTTCATACACTCCGCAATAGTCGGGCAAAAGTAGTGATTGACTATGTTTATGCCGTATCAGGGGCAGTTTTACCCCAAATGTTGGATAAATTTGGTGCTGATGCAGTCGTATTGAATGCCAGTGTCAATAAAACAGCTATGTCCGTAGCCGATCGCGAAGGACTGCTGACTCAATTAGGTCATGTAGTGGAGGCATTGAAAGCTAACTTTGGTGTGCAAGTATCAGCTAATGGAGAACAGCTAATTTTAGTTGATGAATCAGGCTACCCAATTCGTGGGGAAACTTTAACAGCACTGATGGTAGACATGATTTTGACTGCTAACCCCAGAGGAACAGTAGTAGTCCCAGTTCATGCTTCCAGTGCTATTGAACAAGTCGCTCGTCGTCATGATGGTAGAGTGATTCGCACCAAAGCCAACCCGACAGCTTTAATGGAAGCTTGTCAAAAAAATCCCAATGTGGTGCTGGGAGGTAGTGGAGAAACTGGTTTTATTTTCCCACAACTGCATCCAGGCTTTGATTCCATGTTCTGCATTGCAAAGATAATTGAAATGTTAACCATACAGGAGCGATCGCTTGCGGCGGCGCGATCGGAATTGCCCCGTGTAATTCATAAAACTTATACAGTCCGTTGTCCGTGGACAGCCAAGGGTGCTTTGATGCGTTACTTGGTGGAAACTCACCCAGCCCAAAATCTAGAACTAATCGATGGGGTGAAAATTTGTCAACCTTATGATGATAGTTGGCTATTAGTTTTACCAGATGCCAGCGAACCACTGGTGCATTTGTATGCAAACAGTAACGATCGCGAATGGGTAGATGAAACTGTAAGAAATTACCGCACCCGTGTTCAAAGTTTTGTGGAAAGACAACAAGAATATCAACCCACCGAAGTGTAA